The proteins below are encoded in one region of bacterium:
- a CDS encoding carboxypeptidase-like regulatory domain-containing protein — protein MSFGQVGSPQGLAVSWDGTDIVLRWEAVPGAIGYNIYKDINPNVDMSFPYDVSATNSYTDAMQSGAKYFYAVTANVPAGCITGTITDTSGVAAPGVWVSGKLQSDTTVTFHAQTLANGTYTACDLTVGTYNVYVYLEYRPVMQYEVTILEGQPVTLNAQWQPFAWTQHSGHITGNEHWTNNNVYQLTAYTWVDSGATLTIDKGTTIVGNYPTLSMLVIRTGGQCYMYGDKYLPIVLTSNRAIGQRRSGDWGGVTIMGHAHNNRTNGAGSFPVVPNGEGDTGPAGRPDTLFDSESSGVYRYARLEFAGYRFNDVNELNGWAMYGVGRGTTVSYVESTCGKDDQMEFFGGCFNVDHFVSHNTGDDGFDWTDGWNGHAQFVVIQTRGPESDHCIEADNYENGYDYQPRSNPTLANFTLIHAKDLTPTGNTGTDMMLRRGTRFNIHNFIVTLGRNGGVDFDDSSTAWQASQDVDGLYYHRIPNGNSVFDNSFFWDNGPAATEVIDPSTPAGIGDGHFWVEEAEWDEANCRPTQRMCINNSTLCAPTGWTQDITNYRGCGFVGTNATNRVANPLLTNPRGTGNAYDPRPQAGSPCLVPSNAAAPATMQSIGLQYVPYVGAFSGPTDNWMEGWTAFPDFYEQ, from the coding sequence ATGTCTTTTGGACAGGTCGGCTCACCGCAAGGCCTGGCGGTAAGCTGGGATGGCACAGACATCGTTCTTCGCTGGGAAGCTGTTCCCGGCGCCATCGGCTACAACATCTACAAGGATATCAATCCCAATGTGGATATGAGCTTTCCGTATGATGTATCGGCCACCAATAGCTACACGGATGCCATGCAGAGTGGCGCGAAGTACTTTTACGCTGTAACGGCCAATGTGCCGGCAGGGTGCATCACCGGCACAATCACCGACACCAGCGGCGTTGCCGCGCCGGGCGTGTGGGTTTCCGGCAAATTACAGAGCGACACGACGGTCACCTTCCACGCGCAGACCCTTGCCAACGGGACGTATACCGCGTGCGATTTGACGGTGGGTACGTACAATGTGTACGTCTACCTCGAATACCGCCCCGTGATGCAGTATGAAGTGACGATTCTTGAAGGCCAGCCGGTGACGCTGAATGCCCAGTGGCAGCCCTTTGCCTGGACACAGCATTCCGGCCACATCACCGGCAATGAGCATTGGACGAATAACAACGTCTATCAGCTTACGGCGTACACGTGGGTGGACAGCGGCGCGACCCTGACCATTGATAAGGGCACCACCATTGTCGGCAATTACCCGACGCTGTCCATGCTCGTAATTCGCACCGGCGGCCAGTGCTATATGTACGGCGACAAGTACCTGCCCATCGTCCTCACCAGCAATCGAGCCATCGGCCAGCGCCGCAGCGGCGACTGGGGTGGCGTGACGATCATGGGCCATGCGCACAACAACCGCACCAACGGCGCGGGTTCGTTCCCCGTGGTTCCCAATGGCGAAGGCGACACCGGCCCGGCGGGGCGTCCCGATACGTTGTTCGACAGTGAAAGCAGCGGCGTCTATCGCTATGCGCGCCTCGAGTTCGCGGGTTACCGCTTCAATGACGTCAACGAGTTGAATGGCTGGGCCATGTACGGCGTCGGTCGCGGCACCACCGTTTCTTATGTCGAGTCTACCTGCGGCAAAGACGACCAGATGGAATTCTTCGGCGGCTGCTTCAACGTGGATCACTTTGTGAGCCACAACACCGGCGACGACGGCTTTGACTGGACCGACGGCTGGAATGGCCACGCTCAGTTTGTCGTCATTCAGACTCGTGGTCCCGAGTCCGACCACTGCATCGAAGCCGACAACTACGAAAACGGCTACGATTATCAGCCCCGCTCCAACCCGACTCTGGCCAACTTCACCTTGATCCACGCCAAGGACCTGACCCCCACCGGCAATACCGGCACAGATATGATGCTGCGACGCGGCACGCGCTTCAACATTCACAACTTCATCGTGACTCTCGGCCGCAATGGCGGCGTGGACTTCGATGACAGTTCCACCGCCTGGCAGGCGTCGCAGGACGTGGATGGTCTGTACTATCACCGCATCCCGAACGGCAATTCCGTTTTCGACAACAGTTTCTTCTGGGATAACGGTCCGGCAGCGACGGAAGTCATTGACCCGAGCACTCCGGCAGGCATCGGCGATGGTCACTTCTGGGTGGAAGAGGCGGAATGGGATGAAGCCAACTGCCGCCCCACGCAGCGCATGTGCATCAATAATTCGACTCTTTGCGCGCCCACGGGCTGGACGCAGGATATCACCAACTACCGTGGTTGCGGCTTCGTCGGCACCAACGCCACCAACCGCGTTGCTAACCCGCTGCTGACGAATCCGCGCGGCACGGGCAACGCGTACGATCCGCGCCCGCAGGCCGGTTCGCCCTGCCTGGTCCCGTCCAATGCGGCGGCCCCGGCGACGATGCAGTCCATCGGCCTCCAGTATGTTCCGTATGTTGGCGCCTTCAGCGGCCCCACGGACAACTGGATGGAAGGCTGGACGGCATTTCCTGACTTCTACGAGCAATAA
- a CDS encoding TonB-dependent receptor, with amino-acid sequence MRLLTTVFLMLSLLLLCHSLAAADSTGTLDGLVVDGETGEAMIGVSVMLKGTAMGAATDLDGHFRVVNVPGGKYDVAATAVGYAKLTVAAVLIQGGKTETLNLKLRPEAVQMNEVVIEATQVNNTEAALLGIQKKAVAVSDGISAEQIKKSADSDASAAVKRVTGVTIVGDKYVYVRGMGERYNNTRLNGTAIASPEPLKRTVPFDIIPANLLDNVVVSKTATPDQPGDFAGGSVQLNTREFPEKLTLSVSATSSYNTQSSLKSFNTYAGGNKDWLAMDDGTRSIPGYVIHGGWLGNTAKERQAAQSFSNYSFGPVKSSAPLNGSRSLAFGNQSEVLGRPLGYLISLNYANTYSRRQGEANDYTLQQQADGSTRYDARQNLTVDRSIHSVNWGGILDLNTRLGGNHKLSLKSLYTRSADDEARIADGVIEGVTYRNYRLTWTERSLLTSQLKGAHELPALLGSRFEWTGAYSRGAFDQPDRRDLSYAHYEGDSTYQAQFNGASGVRRYAKMRDNVYEGIVDWTMPLSMIKAPGSKLKFGASYRKLERTFPTNTFYFMLMTSTDQPQMDRALPPDAIFSAKNLQSSFRLDVQRNNLDSYNADMKVASAYAMGDVALGARWRVIGGVRVEDTDQHYKTFPYAGSTSAEISEGGPKHTDILPSINVTYKVSESLNLRAAGSMTIANPDYAEIVPSTDQEYAQGRERQGNPNIKHSKIANYDLRADYYPGVGENISAGLFYKDIKDPIEWVLTNGGNSQLATIPENFASAHNFGAEIEFRKTLSMLAPRAGEWISFFSLIGNATFISSDVDLNSQGQNVLTNKHRPLIEQSRYVLNGSVAFDQPVWGSSVRLMYNTFGKRISAVGALGLDDAYEMPFAKLDLTANQRLSAHWAVKLQATNLLNSTVEFRSRSYVIQKYRIGRTLSAGFSYSI; translated from the coding sequence ATGCGACTTTTGACGACTGTCTTCTTGATGCTGAGCCTGCTTCTGCTGTGCCATTCGCTCGCAGCCGCTGATTCCACCGGAACGCTGGATGGTCTGGTGGTCGACGGCGAAACGGGGGAAGCGATGATCGGCGTGAGTGTCATGCTGAAGGGCACCGCCATGGGAGCCGCGACGGATCTCGACGGCCACTTCCGCGTCGTAAACGTTCCCGGGGGCAAATACGACGTGGCGGCGACAGCCGTGGGGTACGCAAAGCTCACCGTCGCTGCCGTGCTCATCCAAGGGGGAAAAACCGAAACGTTGAATCTGAAGCTCCGGCCGGAAGCGGTACAGATGAACGAGGTCGTGATCGAAGCCACACAGGTAAACAACACCGAAGCCGCTCTCCTCGGCATCCAGAAGAAAGCGGTGGCCGTATCCGATGGCATCAGCGCGGAGCAGATCAAGAAGTCCGCGGACTCGGACGCGTCTGCCGCCGTCAAGCGCGTGACCGGCGTCACCATCGTCGGTGACAAATATGTTTACGTGCGTGGCATGGGGGAGCGCTACAACAATACCCGTCTTAACGGAACGGCCATCGCCAGCCCCGAGCCGTTAAAGCGCACTGTACCCTTTGACATCATTCCGGCGAATCTGTTGGACAACGTGGTGGTCTCGAAGACGGCAACGCCGGATCAACCGGGCGACTTCGCCGGCGGTTCGGTTCAATTGAACACCCGTGAATTTCCGGAGAAACTGACTCTCTCCGTGAGCGCCACCAGCAGCTACAACACGCAATCTTCCCTCAAGAGTTTCAACACCTATGCCGGCGGCAACAAAGACTGGCTGGCGATGGATGACGGCACACGCTCTATCCCCGGTTATGTGATCCATGGCGGCTGGCTGGGCAACACCGCAAAGGAGCGGCAAGCGGCGCAGAGCTTCAGCAACTACTCCTTCGGTCCCGTAAAGTCCAGTGCTCCGCTCAACGGCTCGCGCAGCCTCGCTTTCGGAAACCAATCCGAAGTGCTGGGAAGGCCGCTGGGCTACCTGATCTCCCTGAACTACGCGAACACCTATTCCCGGCGACAGGGCGAAGCCAACGATTATACCCTCCAGCAGCAGGCCGATGGCAGTACCCGTTATGACGCCCGCCAAAACCTGACCGTAGACCGTTCGATTCATTCCGTGAACTGGGGCGGAATTCTCGACCTGAACACTCGCCTCGGCGGCAATCATAAACTCAGCCTGAAAAGCCTCTATACCCGCAGCGCCGATGATGAAGCCCGTATCGCCGATGGAGTCATTGAAGGCGTTACCTACCGCAATTACCGCCTGACCTGGACGGAGCGCTCGTTGCTGACCAGTCAGCTCAAAGGCGCGCACGAACTTCCCGCGCTCCTTGGCTCACGTTTTGAATGGACCGGCGCCTATTCTCGCGGCGCTTTCGATCAACCCGACCGTCGGGATCTGTCCTATGCCCATTACGAGGGCGACAGCACGTATCAAGCGCAGTTCAACGGAGCCAGTGGCGTACGGCGCTATGCCAAAATGCGCGATAATGTGTACGAGGGCATCGTGGATTGGACCATGCCGCTTTCCATGATCAAGGCTCCCGGTTCAAAGCTGAAATTCGGCGCTTCCTATCGCAAACTGGAGCGTACCTTTCCCACCAATACGTTTTACTTCATGCTGATGACCTCGACCGATCAGCCCCAGATGGACAGGGCACTCCCGCCCGATGCGATTTTCTCGGCAAAGAATCTCCAGAGCAGTTTCCGTCTCGACGTACAACGCAACAACCTCGATTCATACAATGCCGATATGAAAGTGGCCTCTGCCTACGCGATGGGGGACGTGGCGCTCGGCGCTCGCTGGCGGGTGATCGGCGGCGTGCGGGTAGAGGACACCGATCAGCACTACAAGACCTTCCCCTATGCCGGCAGCACCAGCGCCGAGATCAGCGAGGGCGGTCCCAAACACACCGACATTCTGCCCTCGATCAATGTCACGTACAAAGTGAGCGAGAGTCTCAATCTCCGTGCGGCGGGAAGCATGACCATTGCCAATCCCGACTACGCGGAAATCGTGCCTTCCACCGATCAGGAGTATGCCCAGGGCCGGGAGCGGCAGGGCAACCCCAATATCAAGCACTCTAAAATTGCCAACTATGACCTCCGCGCCGATTACTATCCCGGAGTCGGAGAGAACATCTCTGCAGGCCTGTTCTACAAGGACATAAAAGACCCCATCGAATGGGTGCTGACCAATGGAGGCAATTCGCAGCTTGCCACCATCCCCGAGAACTTCGCCAGCGCCCACAATTTCGGCGCAGAAATCGAGTTCCGCAAGACATTGTCCATGCTTGCGCCACGCGCAGGGGAATGGATTTCATTCTTCTCGCTGATCGGCAACGCGACCTTTATCTCTTCCGATGTGGATCTGAACAGCCAGGGACAGAACGTGCTTACCAACAAGCACAGACCGCTGATCGAACAGTCCCGCTATGTCCTTAACGGCAGCGTTGCCTTTGATCAGCCGGTGTGGGGCAGCAGTGTCCGCCTGATGTATAATACCTTTGGTAAGCGCATCAGCGCGGTGGGTGCCCTGGGTCTGGATGATGCCTATGAAATGCCTTTCGCCAAGCTGGACCTGACCGCCAATCAGAGGCTGTCTGCTCACTGGGCGGTCAAGCTTCAGGCAACGAACCTCTTAAACTCCACGGTCGAATTTCGCTCCCGCTCCTACGTGATTCAGAAGTACCGCATTGGCCGCACCTTATCGGCGGGTTTCAGCTACAGCATCTGA
- a CDS encoding clostripain-related cysteine peptidase yields the protein MNYSHLRFFTVIVAAAILSSCSMDHRGTDHAAITNPPEETSAEWTILYYGAGNYAGDMLSNGQSQAIATVHGLQDVYTTDKVHAVALVGTAADNGVCRFYDIRFQPGEAGNRISSIGKAWGQQDMSSPQLLKQFVDSAVALYPARHYALIIGGEGEAWRGACRDDVSGGRIMPIPAMSQTLDASTGHNGLPVHFDLLLWLTPGMSTMEVAYEMSGKVDYMVATSSVLPQPGFLASEQWLLDLATNPGMDAERLGRFMVARMATRAQTSGDTLAIFDLLDLRSVESLARDVNNMADSIRVVLHNHSSQILQIWQSLWDLQVSDSATVDLPAFVGSIRADSTFYAVEGIRQTADRVQSALDHMVIETRGTRPGSMRKGMTIYSPMTPSPADLEIYHTLRMSQEEPGWVGLLVAMQESGSALVQVHGSVTWAGHTLQNLYVFLNTAQVGTPAISLTASAPLTTIITPDNAGFQTSFALEGDSTAAYIGVFQDLDNNRQLSTGDRYGYYHRNSAPLRDWMTIRSGDELDSIQIDLTRTY from the coding sequence ATGAATTACAGTCACTTACGGTTCTTTACCGTGATCGTCGCGGCGGCAATCTTGTCTTCGTGCTCGATGGACCATCGAGGCACGGATCATGCCGCCATCACGAATCCGCCGGAGGAGACCAGTGCCGAGTGGACCATCCTGTATTACGGTGCGGGCAACTACGCCGGAGACATGCTGTCTAATGGTCAGTCGCAGGCCATTGCCACCGTACATGGGCTTCAAGATGTGTATACGACCGACAAGGTGCATGCGGTGGCCTTGGTAGGAACCGCCGCCGACAATGGCGTCTGCCGCTTTTATGACATCCGCTTTCAACCGGGCGAGGCGGGAAACCGCATCAGCTCCATCGGGAAAGCCTGGGGACAGCAGGATATGTCCTCGCCCCAGCTTCTTAAGCAATTCGTGGACTCTGCCGTCGCTTTGTATCCAGCGCGGCACTACGCGCTGATCATCGGCGGTGAAGGGGAAGCGTGGCGTGGCGCATGCCGGGACGATGTGAGCGGCGGGCGTATCATGCCGATCCCTGCCATGTCTCAAACGCTCGACGCATCCACGGGCCACAATGGGCTGCCGGTGCACTTCGATCTGCTGCTCTGGCTGACTCCCGGTATGAGCACCATGGAAGTCGCCTATGAGATGAGCGGCAAAGTAGACTACATGGTAGCGACCTCGTCTGTTCTGCCGCAACCGGGTTTCCTGGCCTCGGAGCAATGGCTGCTGGATTTGGCCACAAATCCGGGGATGGACGCCGAACGGTTGGGCCGGTTCATGGTGGCTCGTATGGCCACACGGGCGCAGACTTCCGGGGATACCCTTGCCATCTTTGACCTGCTGGACCTCCGTTCCGTAGAGTCGCTGGCACGTGACGTGAACAATATGGCCGATTCGATCCGCGTTGTCCTGCACAATCATTCCTCGCAAATCCTCCAGATCTGGCAATCGCTGTGGGACCTGCAGGTCAGTGACTCCGCAACGGTTGATCTTCCCGCCTTTGTCGGTTCAATTCGGGCCGATTCCACTTTCTATGCCGTCGAGGGCATCCGCCAGACGGCAGATCGTGTTCAGTCTGCTCTGGATCACATGGTAATTGAAACGCGAGGCACCCGGCCAGGCAGCATGCGGAAGGGGATGACCATCTACTCGCCCATGACTCCGTCTCCCGCCGATCTGGAAATCTACCACACGCTGCGCATGTCCCAGGAAGAGCCCGGCTGGGTAGGGCTGTTAGTGGCTATGCAGGAGTCCGGTTCGGCGCTGGTGCAGGTCCACGGATCTGTGACTTGGGCGGGGCACACGCTGCAAAACCTGTATGTGTTTCTGAACACGGCACAGGTGGGAACACCCGCCATTTCGCTGACGGCTTCAGCGCCCCTGACCACCATCATCACGCCGGATAACGCCGGGTTCCAGACGTCCTTTGCGCTGGAGGGCGATTCCACCGCGGCGTACATTGGAGTCTTTCAGGATCTGGATAACAACCGGCAACTCTCCACCGGTGACCGCTACGGCTATTACCACCGTAACTCAGCTCCTCTGCGCGATTGGATGACCATTCGCAGCGGCGATGAGTTGGACAGCATTCAGATTGACCTCACCCGCACGTACTAA
- a CDS encoding hemolysin family protein encodes MKLLLLLLLIFISGAYFSAMETAYTAFDRILTFGWMRARRFGARTVHFLSAHPQRFLGTTLIGNNVTNVAYSSLLVVLAKAAGIGDFWLLTLSPLAVLVFSELLPKTVGYALANRIVRRWSFPMLACYYLFTPIRWLLWPMTRLLTSSAQPVDQLVSGEPLAMRRELDMVLVGAEAEGAVSPEEGELLERFLDARELKVRQIMTPRTQMVAVSLHMTPAEVRDVFRRSRYNILPVYDGDLDHIVGFISARDFLADLGSLRDVLRPLHAVPESKRIVDLLQEFKVQRRRVALVVDEYGGTDGLVTLADIFAELVGPVGERFDPDQAVIKRVAPGKFLVSGSAFLEDIEQVTGWPPPEGEYNTLSGLLADRLGRIPNAGEDVDIDGVAVRVLQRTPRRVEGCLLKLPLSAPEDED; translated from the coding sequence GTGAAGCTGCTTCTGCTGCTTCTGCTGATCTTCATCAGCGGCGCCTACTTCTCGGCGATGGAAACCGCCTACACGGCCTTCGACCGCATTCTGACCTTTGGCTGGATGCGGGCGCGGCGCTTCGGCGCTCGCACGGTGCATTTTCTTTCGGCTCATCCCCAACGGTTTTTGGGTACCACGCTCATCGGCAATAATGTTACCAATGTCGCCTATTCGTCGCTGCTGGTGGTGCTGGCCAAAGCGGCGGGAATCGGCGACTTCTGGCTGCTGACTCTTTCGCCGCTGGCCGTGCTGGTCTTCTCTGAATTGCTTCCCAAGACGGTCGGCTATGCCTTGGCCAACCGCATTGTGCGCCGCTGGTCTTTTCCCATGCTCGCCTGCTACTACCTGTTTACCCCAATTCGCTGGCTGCTCTGGCCGATGACCCGTCTTCTCACGAGCAGCGCACAGCCTGTGGATCAGCTCGTCAGCGGGGAACCTCTGGCGATGCGCCGTGAACTGGATATGGTCTTGGTTGGAGCGGAGGCGGAGGGAGCCGTCTCGCCGGAGGAAGGAGAACTTCTGGAGCGCTTTCTGGATGCGCGGGAACTCAAGGTCCGGCAGATCATGACTCCCCGCACGCAGATGGTCGCGGTCTCGCTGCATATGACTCCTGCGGAAGTGCGCGATGTCTTTCGCCGCAGCCGTTACAATATCCTTCCCGTCTACGACGGTGACTTGGATCATATCGTCGGCTTCATCAGTGCCCGTGATTTCCTCGCGGACCTTGGCTCCTTGCGGGATGTGCTTCGTCCGCTGCATGCGGTTCCCGAGTCCAAGCGGATTGTGGATCTCTTGCAGGAATTCAAAGTTCAACGGAGGCGGGTGGCGCTGGTGGTCGATGAGTACGGCGGTACAGACGGCCTGGTGACACTCGCCGATATCTTCGCGGAGTTGGTTGGCCCTGTAGGCGAGCGTTTCGATCCGGATCAGGCTGTGATTAAGCGGGTCGCTCCCGGCAAGTTTCTGGTCAGCGGCTCGGCTTTCCTTGAGGACATCGAGCAGGTTACCGGTTGGCCTCCTCCCGAGGGGGAATATAACACGTTGTCCGGACTGTTGGCAGATCGCTTGGGCAGAATCCCGAATGCCGGTGAAGACGTTGATATTGATGGAGTTGCCGTGAGGGTATTGCAGCGCACTCCGCGTCGGGTAGAAGGCTGCCTGCTCAAGCTACCTCTTTCTGCGCCAGAAGATGAAGATTGA
- a CDS encoding YigZ family protein: protein MSAEDYLTLAGPGHAQTRVLGSRFLGTATPVQSEQEVAALLDAERKRYYDATHWCFAYRLGRDRHLIEKPGDAGEPRGTAGPPILREIQKRDLTSSLVIVTRYFGGTKLGTGGLARAYGDCAAQCLDAAPVLRVPILSRCRVECSYDLQNAVYTIARRHNAAVELQPSSAGACFLLSISPDAMPALIAALIDAGSGRMLVQEISE from the coding sequence ATGTCCGCGGAAGACTATCTGACATTAGCCGGGCCTGGTCACGCGCAAACACGCGTGCTGGGCTCGCGCTTTTTGGGCACGGCCACTCCTGTTCAATCTGAGCAGGAGGTGGCCGCGCTGCTGGACGCCGAGCGCAAGCGGTACTACGATGCCACGCACTGGTGTTTCGCCTATCGTCTCGGTCGCGACCGGCATCTGATCGAAAAACCGGGCGACGCCGGCGAGCCTCGTGGCACCGCCGGCCCGCCCATCCTGCGGGAAATTCAGAAGCGCGATCTTACCTCGAGTCTGGTGATCGTTACTCGCTACTTTGGCGGCACCAAGCTTGGCACCGGTGGGCTTGCCCGCGCTTATGGTGACTGTGCCGCACAATGCCTGGACGCCGCGCCTGTCCTGCGCGTGCCGATTCTTTCCCGCTGCCGCGTCGAATGCTCCTATGATCTTCAAAATGCCGTGTACACCATAGCCCGCCGTCATAACGCCGCCGTAGAACTGCAGCCTTCGTCCGCAGGTGCCTGCTTTCTGCTGTCGATTTCGCCGGATGCCATGCCCGCGCTGATCGCCGCGCTGATCGATGCCGGCAGCGGCCGCATGCTGGTGCAGGAGATCTCCGAGTGA
- the ppdK gene encoding pyruvate, phosphate dikinase, whose translation MTKYVYTFGNGTAEGKADMKALLGGKGANLAEMNLLGIPVPPGFTCSTEVCTYFYEHGRQYPETLKSEVDKAIHYIESLTGAKFGDPSNPLLVSVRSGARASMPGMMDTILNLGLNDKTVEGLIARSGDARFAYDSYRRFVAMYGDVVLELKPETKEEEDPFEVMLAAKKKQAGVKLDTDLSAAQLKELVAEFKKIIKERKGVDFPEDPYDQLWGAVGAVFGSWMNERAIVYRRLNKIPESWGTAVNVQAMVFGNLGDNCATGVAFTRDPATGEKAFYGEFLVNAQGEDVVAGTRTPQQVTLKGSQTWSQNHSVPEADRAAKFPSLEEKMPAACKELISITDRLEQHYRDMMDIEFTIQNGKLWMLQCRVGKRTGLAAIRMAVEMVAEGLITKEDAIERVEPLMLNQLLRPIFDPKVIKSAKPIAKGLNAGPGAATGRVVFHASDAEAWAQKGEQVILVRIETSPEDIRGMDAAQGILTQRGGMTSHAALVARQMGKVCVAGCDTLEIDYGKHEMAVKGKVVKEGDWISLNGSTGDVYAERIPTKPSEVLQVLLEKTLDPKDAPDYQLYNSLLSWADEYRRLKVRTNADQPDQSKNAVAFGAQGIGLCRTEHMFFEGDRIDSVRQMIIADTLAERKSALAKLLPMQRKDFEGIFTEMAGRPVTVRLLDPPLHEFLPHGEKAVADLSKKLNVPAEKINAKVAFLAEANPMLGHRGCRLGIVFPEITEMQARAIFEAAVAVKKAGIEVNPEVMIPLIMTLEEFHMQAEIIRRVATEVMKESGVKFDYLVGTMIELPRAALMANEIAKEAEFFSFGTNDLTQTTMGLSRDDAGKFLPFYVGHKILPDDPFESLDTAGVGQLVRMGTERGRATRPTLKVGICGEHGGDPSSVYFFNDVGLDYVSCSPFRVPVARLAAAQAALRAKKKQN comes from the coding sequence ATGACTAAGTACGTTTACACCTTCGGCAACGGCACCGCTGAAGGCAAAGCCGACATGAAAGCCCTGCTGGGTGGCAAGGGAGCCAACCTCGCCGAAATGAATCTCCTCGGCATCCCTGTCCCGCCCGGCTTTACCTGTTCTACTGAGGTTTGCACCTACTTTTACGAGCACGGGCGGCAATATCCCGAGACGCTCAAGAGTGAAGTAGACAAGGCGATTCACTACATCGAATCTCTCACCGGCGCTAAGTTCGGTGATCCTTCCAATCCGCTGCTCGTCTCCGTCCGCAGCGGCGCTCGCGCGTCGATGCCCGGCATGATGGACACGATTTTGAACCTTGGTCTGAATGACAAGACGGTGGAAGGCCTGATCGCCCGCAGCGGCGACGCGCGTTTCGCCTATGATTCCTACCGCCGCTTTGTCGCCATGTACGGTGACGTCGTGCTCGAACTGAAGCCCGAGACCAAGGAGGAGGAAGACCCGTTCGAAGTCATGCTCGCCGCCAAGAAGAAGCAGGCCGGCGTGAAACTTGATACCGATCTTTCCGCTGCGCAGCTCAAGGAATTGGTTGCCGAGTTCAAGAAGATTATCAAAGAGCGCAAGGGCGTGGACTTCCCCGAAGATCCTTATGATCAGCTCTGGGGAGCGGTCGGCGCCGTGTTCGGCTCCTGGATGAACGAGCGCGCTATTGTCTATCGCCGCCTGAACAAGATTCCGGAATCGTGGGGCACCGCCGTCAACGTGCAGGCCATGGTGTTCGGTAACCTCGGTGACAATTGCGCCACCGGCGTCGCCTTCACGCGCGATCCCGCCACCGGCGAAAAGGCGTTCTACGGCGAATTCCTGGTGAATGCGCAGGGCGAAGACGTCGTCGCCGGAACGCGTACGCCGCAGCAGGTGACGCTCAAGGGTTCGCAGACATGGTCACAAAACCACAGCGTCCCCGAAGCCGACCGTGCCGCCAAGTTTCCGTCGCTCGAAGAGAAGATGCCTGCCGCCTGCAAGGAGCTGATCTCGATTACCGACCGTCTCGAGCAGCACTACCGCGACATGATGGACATCGAGTTCACCATTCAGAACGGCAAGCTCTGGATGCTCCAGTGCCGCGTCGGCAAGCGTACCGGTCTGGCCGCCATTCGCATGGCGGTGGAAATGGTCGCCGAAGGTCTGATCACCAAGGAAGACGCCATCGAACGTGTCGAGCCTTTGATGCTCAATCAATTGCTGCGTCCGATCTTTGATCCGAAGGTTATCAAGAGTGCCAAGCCCATTGCCAAGGGCCTCAATGCCGGTCCCGGCGCGGCTACCGGTCGCGTGGTCTTCCATGCCAGCGACGCCGAAGCATGGGCGCAGAAGGGCGAGCAGGTCATCCTGGTTCGCATCGAAACCTCGCCCGAAGATATCCGCGGTATGGACGCGGCGCAGGGTATTCTCACCCAGCGTGGCGGCATGACCTCCCACGCCGCTCTCGTTGCCCGTCAGATGGGCAAGGTGTGCGTCGCGGGGTGCGATACTCTGGAAATTGACTACGGCAAGCATGAGATGGCCGTCAAGGGCAAGGTCGTCAAGGAAGGCGATTGGATCTCCCTGAACGGTTCCACCGGCGATGTCTACGCCGAGCGCATTCCCACCAAGCCGTCGGAAGTGCTGCAGGTGCTCCTCGAGAAGACTCTCGATCCCAAGGACGCGCCTGATTATCAGCTTTACAACAGCCTGCTCTCGTGGGCCGACGAATATCGCCGTCTGAAAGTGCGCACCAACGCCGATCAGCCGGATCAGTCGAAGAACGCCGTCGCCTTCGGCGCGCAGGGCATCGGTCTCTGCCGTACCGAGCACATGTTCTTTGAAGGCGACCGCATTGACTCGGTTCGCCAGATGATTATCGCCGACACCCTGGCCGAGCGCAAGTCCGCGTTGGCCAAGCTGCTGCCCATGCAGCGCAAGGACTTTGAAGGCATCTTTACCGAGATGGCCGGACGTCCCGTTACGGTTCGTCTGCTCGATCCGCCGCTCCATGAGTTCCTGCCTCACGGGGAGAAGGCCGTTGCCGATCTTTCCAAGAAGCTGAACGTTCCCGCCGAGAAGATCAACGCCAAGGTCGCCTTCCTTGCCGAAGCCAACCCTATGCTCGGTCATCGCGGCTGCCGTTTGGGCATTGTCTTCCCGGAAATCACCGAAATGCAGGCTCGCGCCATCTTCGAAGCCGCCGTGGCCGTGAAGAAGGCTGGCATCGAGGTCAATCCCGAAGTCATGATTCCGCTGATCATGACTCTCGAAGAGTTCCATATGCAGGCGGAAATTATCCGCCGCGTGGCCACGGAGGTCATGAAGGAATCCGGCGTCAAGTTCGACTACCTTGTCGGTACAATGATCGAGTTGCCGCGCGCCGCCCTCATGGCAAACGAGATCGCCAAGGAGGCCGAGTTCTTCAGCTTCGGCACCAATGACCTCACGCAGACGACGATGGGCCTGTCCCGCGACGATGCCGGCAAGTTCCTCCCGTTCTACGTGGGCCACAAGATCCTGCCGGACGATCCGTTCGAGTCGCTGGATACCGCCGGTGTGGGACAGCTCGTCCGCATGGGCACCGAGCGTGGCCGCGCCACCCGCCCGACACTCAAGGTCGGTATTTGCGGCGAGCACGGTGGCGATCCGTCTTCCGTGTACTTCTTCAATGACGTCGGTCTCGATTACGTTTCGTGCAGCCCGTTCCGCGTTCCCGTGGCCCGTCTGGCGGCGGCGCAGGCAGCGCTTCGCGCAAAGAAGAAGCAAAATTAG